A DNA window from Streptomyces bacillaris contains the following coding sequences:
- a CDS encoding IS701 family transposase — MPGLPRSSRSRPSRPAAPDRPARPPAPPEMLALLGGHFARAEPRDLALAYVQALLADPARGSAVEIAARAGAGSVWSTQRLLTRTVWDADLLRDSVRSHVVPRLGASGPCVVLCRHETVRAGTGAVAVAPAGAVGRERNTQVAALLCYVSRGVGGLIDRELYLPPRWTSDPERCARAGVPPERVRPQSMADLGQEMLERAVAASVPIGWVFGGPEFADPGLRRWLCLRRLPFCVELPQIPGPPVPPAEPRQNESWQLLSRSLGAAFGRPAPGFGLTLLARRHPSGRISRFLLHASLSAPGIPAARTMAAAGPAAARAVHEADARAGLSSHHVRSWVAWYRHTTLAMTAAALRLEAAPRTVKAGSPHPAKPGSPQPAGTDPSHPRGPAPRSR, encoded by the coding sequence GTGCCCGGCTTACCTCGTTCGTCTCGATCCCGCCCTTCCCGTCCCGCCGCCCCCGACCGCCCCGCCCGCCCCCCTGCTCCCCCCGAGATGCTGGCGCTCCTCGGCGGCCACTTCGCCCGGGCGGAGCCCCGCGACCTGGCGCTGGCCTACGTACAGGCACTGCTGGCCGACCCCGCCCGGGGCAGCGCCGTGGAGATCGCCGCCCGGGCGGGGGCCGGCAGCGTGTGGAGCACCCAGCGGCTGCTCACCCGCACCGTCTGGGACGCCGACCTGCTACGCGACAGCGTCCGCTCCCATGTCGTTCCGCGCCTGGGAGCCTCCGGGCCCTGTGTGGTGCTCTGCCGCCACGAGACGGTGCGCGCGGGCACCGGCGCGGTCGCGGTCGCCCCGGCGGGGGCTGTGGGCCGTGAGCGCAACACCCAGGTCGCGGCCCTGCTCTGTTACGTATCGCGGGGCGTGGGCGGCCTGATCGACCGGGAGCTGTACCTGCCGCCGCGGTGGACCTCGGACCCGGAGCGCTGCGCCCGGGCCGGGGTGCCGCCGGAGCGCGTCCGGCCGCAGAGCATGGCCGACCTCGGCCAGGAGATGCTGGAGCGCGCGGTCGCGGCCTCGGTCCCCATCGGCTGGGTGTTCGGAGGGCCGGAATTCGCCGACCCCGGGCTGCGCCGGTGGCTGTGCCTGCGGCGCCTGCCGTTCTGCGTCGAGCTGCCGCAGATCCCCGGCCCCCCGGTGCCGCCCGCGGAGCCCCGGCAGAACGAGTCCTGGCAACTGCTCAGCCGGAGCCTCGGAGCGGCGTTCGGGCGCCCGGCCCCCGGCTTCGGCCTCACCCTTCTCGCCCGCCGCCACCCCTCGGGCCGCATCTCCCGCTTCCTGCTGCACGCCTCGCTCTCCGCCCCCGGGATCCCGGCGGCCCGCACGATGGCCGCGGCGGGCCCGGCCGCCGCCAGGGCCGTCCACGAGGCCGACGCCCGGGCCGGGCTCAGCAGCCACCATGTGCGCAGCTGGGTGGCCTGGTACCGGCACACCACCCTGGCGATGACGGCCGCCGCCCTGCGCCTGGAGGCCGCCCCGAGGACGGTGAAGGCAGGCTCCCCGCACCCCGCGAAGCCCGGCTCTCCGCAACCGGCCGGGACCGACCCCTCACATCCACGCGGCCCGGCCCCGCGCAGCCGGTGA
- a CDS encoding MFS transporter — protein sequence MHTTTGARSGLGGSAALLVLLVGQAMANIDLAIVNLAVPAISTDLDVGSSELTLIVTAYALCSAVLLAPAARLGERQGVRRVYLWGLTLFTFASVVCGLATSAAVLIAGRCLQGAATALMISQVLVGIHRWFTGPARARALGWNVLTLSGGAALGQVLGGTIVSADLLGTGWRAVFLLNVPIGVLILALGLFLLPHDRPAATTGRGDNDIPGTVLLAATTLAVLIPLSLERPDWIWVLLAAAVPLGVQFIRTERRVIARNGTPALDLRPLSATTVRWSLASYAGTTLTYIAMLYLLSLHLQQELGLPAWQAGLVPLGWVLAFGLAGPAFARSPQALARFLPFIGCAMLTVTYALASFVPAGAGTAIWPLTAVLCIGGFGLGINHTALLNLLTATVSPRYAGTLSGTVNTLSTVVGVTGVALFGAAYSWFSRSAWAGSATAWVLTCAGLALIAGLCSFAALRAIATAPAGPADPAATADATVAPTTVFSTKENTGHTTPTAD from the coding sequence GTGCACACCACCACCGGCGCACGCAGCGGACTCGGCGGCAGCGCCGCCCTTCTCGTGCTGCTGGTCGGACAGGCGATGGCCAACATCGACCTGGCGATCGTCAACCTCGCCGTACCCGCGATCAGCACCGACCTCGACGTCGGCAGCTCCGAACTGACGCTCATCGTCACGGCCTACGCGCTCTGCTCCGCCGTGCTCCTCGCCCCGGCCGCCCGGCTCGGTGAACGCCAGGGCGTCCGCCGGGTCTACCTGTGGGGCCTGACGCTCTTCACCTTCGCCTCCGTCGTCTGCGGGCTGGCCACCAGCGCCGCCGTCCTCATCGCCGGACGGTGTCTGCAAGGGGCCGCCACCGCCCTGATGATCTCCCAGGTGCTGGTCGGCATCCACCGCTGGTTCACCGGCCCGGCCCGGGCCCGCGCCCTGGGCTGGAACGTGCTCACCCTCTCCGGCGGTGCCGCGCTCGGCCAGGTCCTCGGCGGCACCATCGTCTCCGCCGACCTGCTGGGCACCGGCTGGCGGGCCGTCTTCCTGCTCAACGTGCCCATCGGCGTACTGATCCTGGCGCTCGGCCTCTTCCTGCTCCCGCACGACCGGCCCGCCGCCACGACCGGCCGGGGCGACAACGACATCCCCGGCACCGTGCTGCTCGCCGCCACCACGCTCGCCGTCCTCATCCCGCTCAGCCTGGAGCGGCCCGACTGGATCTGGGTGCTGCTGGCCGCCGCCGTACCGCTCGGCGTCCAGTTCATCCGTACCGAACGGCGGGTCATCGCCCGCAACGGCACCCCAGCGCTCGACCTGCGCCCGCTGAGCGCCACCACGGTCCGCTGGTCGCTGGCCTCCTACGCCGGGACCACGCTGACGTACATCGCCATGCTCTACCTGCTCTCCCTCCACCTCCAGCAGGAGCTGGGCCTCCCGGCCTGGCAGGCGGGCCTGGTCCCGCTCGGCTGGGTCCTCGCCTTCGGCCTGGCCGGTCCCGCCTTCGCCCGCTCGCCGCAGGCCCTGGCCCGCTTCCTGCCGTTCATCGGCTGCGCCATGCTCACGGTGACGTACGCGCTCGCCTCCTTCGTCCCCGCCGGTGCGGGCACCGCCATCTGGCCGCTGACCGCCGTGCTCTGCATCGGGGGCTTCGGCCTCGGCATCAACCACACCGCGCTGCTCAACCTGCTCACGGCCACCGTCTCGCCCCGCTACGCAGGCACGCTCAGCGGCACCGTCAACACCCTCTCCACCGTCGTCGGGGTCACCGGCGTCGCCCTCTTCGGCGCCGCCTACTCCTGGTTCAGCCGCAGCGCCTGGGCCGGGTCCGCGACCGCCTGGGTCCTCACCTGCGCCGGGCTGGCCCTCATCGCCGGGCTCTGCAGCTTCGCCGCGCTCCGCGCCATCGCCACCGCCCCGGCAGGCCCCGCGGACCCCGCCGCCACGGCCGACGCAACCGTCGCGCCCACCACGGTGTTCTCCACCAAGGAGAACACCGGACACACGACGCCCACCGCCGACTGA
- a CDS encoding 2OG-Fe(II) oxygenase, whose product MNHSAGLPAPLFDDAFESGGAPRPASGGALPALQGLDWAALYARLNENGVAVTEPLLSPEQCEEVISTYENPALFRSTVVMQRHQLGRGTYKYYADPAAVPLVRALREQLYPPLAWMANQWAPLLNERPFPAALDELLAECAANGQTRPTPLILRYGEGDYACLHQDIYGDIVFPLQITVMLARPGEDFTGGENVFVEQRPRAQSRAVVVRPGLGQAMIFPVRHRPVRGEHGFRRHPMRHGTNAVESGRRTTLGVIFHNAR is encoded by the coding sequence ATGAACCACTCCGCCGGTCTGCCCGCCCCGCTCTTCGACGACGCCTTCGAGTCCGGCGGGGCCCCGCGGCCGGCGTCCGGCGGCGCACTGCCCGCGCTCCAGGGCCTGGACTGGGCAGCGCTGTACGCGCGGCTGAACGAGAACGGGGTGGCGGTCACCGAGCCGCTGCTCTCGCCCGAGCAGTGCGAGGAGGTGATCAGCACCTACGAGAACCCCGCGCTGTTCCGCTCCACCGTGGTGATGCAGCGCCACCAGCTCGGCCGCGGCACCTACAAGTACTACGCCGACCCGGCCGCGGTCCCGCTCGTCCGGGCGCTGCGCGAACAGCTGTATCCGCCCCTGGCGTGGATGGCCAACCAGTGGGCGCCGCTGCTGAACGAGCGCCCCTTCCCCGCCGCCCTGGACGAACTGCTCGCGGAGTGCGCGGCCAACGGTCAGACCCGGCCCACCCCGCTGATCCTGCGCTACGGCGAGGGCGACTACGCCTGCCTCCACCAGGACATCTACGGCGACATCGTCTTCCCGCTCCAGATCACCGTCATGCTCGCCCGGCCCGGGGAGGACTTCACCGGCGGGGAGAACGTCTTCGTCGAACAACGCCCCCGGGCCCAGTCGCGGGCCGTCGTCGTCAGACCGGGGCTGGGCCAGGCGATGATCTTCCCGGTCCGCCACCGCCCCGTACGCGGCGAGCACGGCTTCCGCCGCCATCCGATGCGGCACGGCACCAACGCCGTGGAGTCCGGCCGCCGCACCACCCTCGGCGTCATCTTCCACAACGCCCGCTGA
- a CDS encoding amidase: MSEPTELSAIQLAEAIRNREISPVEAVQAALDRIEKINPAVNAFVTVCGERALERAAAAERALGDGTATGPLHGVPIGVKDLDPVAGVRMARGSLVFAEDIPQETILCVEKLEQAGAIVVGKTNTPEFGFKATTDSALFGPASTPFNRAMNAGGSSGGSAAAVSSGMVPLAQGSDAGGSLRVPAAFCGVFTLMPTFGRVPVPAKPNAFRRFNPMVCYAPLARTVADAALGVDLMSGAHPYDPYSFPAPEKLTDALHGDLTGLTVAYSPDLGGYPVEPEVEAAVRAALPALRDAGATVEEVGFRLPLPHGDLTAMWRRYLSVAHAESAAISRDNGVDLLGAYAGSIDQGYLDSVRVGESFSAVDFRLEDLDRTRVLYAFEELFDRYDLVVSPVNAVTGIPNSAGRDTVGPDTVEGHAVDPFVGWSLTSPFNLIGSPAASVPVGRARNGVPVGLQLAARRRNDALVVRAAAAIESRLPWAAGYEDLDLDATTV, translated from the coding sequence ATGAGCGAACCCACCGAGCTGAGCGCCATCCAGCTGGCCGAGGCGATCCGCAACCGCGAGATCTCCCCGGTCGAAGCGGTCCAGGCGGCGCTGGACCGGATCGAGAAGATCAACCCGGCCGTCAACGCCTTCGTCACCGTCTGCGGTGAGCGCGCACTCGAACGGGCCGCCGCGGCCGAACGGGCCCTCGGTGACGGCACCGCGACCGGTCCGCTGCACGGTGTCCCCATCGGGGTGAAGGACCTCGACCCGGTGGCCGGGGTCCGGATGGCCCGCGGCTCACTCGTCTTCGCCGAGGACATCCCGCAGGAGACCATCCTCTGCGTCGAGAAGCTCGAACAGGCCGGCGCGATCGTCGTGGGCAAGACCAACACCCCCGAGTTCGGGTTCAAGGCCACCACCGACAGCGCCCTGTTCGGCCCCGCCTCCACGCCCTTCAACCGCGCCATGAACGCGGGCGGTTCCTCCGGCGGCAGCGCCGCCGCGGTCTCCTCCGGCATGGTGCCGCTCGCCCAGGGCTCCGACGCGGGCGGCTCCCTGCGCGTGCCCGCCGCCTTCTGCGGGGTCTTCACCCTGATGCCGACCTTCGGCCGGGTCCCGGTGCCCGCCAAGCCCAACGCCTTCCGCCGGTTCAACCCGATGGTCTGTTACGCGCCCCTCGCCCGCACCGTCGCGGACGCCGCCCTCGGCGTCGACCTGATGTCCGGGGCCCACCCCTACGACCCGTACTCGTTCCCCGCCCCCGAGAAGCTCACCGACGCCCTCCACGGGGACCTCACCGGGCTCACCGTCGCCTACAGCCCCGACCTCGGCGGCTACCCGGTCGAGCCGGAGGTCGAGGCCGCCGTCCGGGCCGCCCTGCCCGCGCTCCGCGACGCCGGGGCCACGGTCGAGGAGGTCGGCTTCCGGCTGCCCCTGCCGCACGGGGACCTCACCGCCATGTGGCGCCGCTATCTGTCGGTCGCCCACGCCGAGTCCGCCGCCATCTCCCGCGACAACGGGGTCGACCTGCTCGGCGCCTATGCCGGCTCCATCGACCAGGGCTACCTGGACTCCGTCCGGGTCGGGGAGTCGTTCAGCGCCGTCGACTTCCGGCTGGAGGACCTCGACCGCACCCGGGTGCTCTACGCCTTCGAGGAGCTCTTCGACCGGTACGACCTCGTGGTCAGCCCGGTGAACGCCGTCACCGGCATCCCCAACTCCGCCGGACGCGACACGGTCGGCCCCGACACCGTCGAGGGCCATGCCGTCGACCCGTTCGTCGGCTGGTCCCTCACCAGCCCGTTCAACCTGATCGGCAGCCCCGCCGCCTCCGTCCCCGTCGGCCGGGCCCGCAACGGCGTCCCCGTCGGACTGCAGCTCGCCGCCCGCCGCCGGAACGACGCCCTCGTCGTCCGCGCCGCGGCCGCCATCGAGAGCCGCCTCCCCTGGGCGGCCGGCTACGAGGACCTGGACCTGGACGCCACCACCGTCTGA
- a CDS encoding Rieske 2Fe-2S domain-containing protein yields MPLVTFRTSGADNCVRVADLPYVYIRTETGGAVLPASCPHRGGPLNLGVPDPDGRRLVCPWHERGTSLTRLRRQVPAVRSGDTVTAVLPGPAGTAVELCHLPLSPALTAGV; encoded by the coding sequence ATGCCTCTCGTGACCTTCCGGACCAGCGGCGCGGACAACTGCGTCCGGGTCGCGGACCTCCCGTACGTGTACATCCGCACCGAGACCGGCGGCGCGGTGCTCCCCGCCTCCTGCCCGCACCGGGGCGGCCCGCTCAACCTGGGCGTGCCGGACCCGGACGGCAGACGGCTGGTCTGCCCCTGGCACGAGCGGGGTACCTCGCTCACCCGGCTGCGCCGCCAGGTGCCCGCCGTCCGGTCCGGCGACACCGTCACCGCGGTGCTGCCGGGCCCGGCGGGCACCGCCGTGGAACTCTGCCATCTACCACTGTCCCCGGCGCTCACCGCCGGGGTCTGA
- a CDS encoding HAD family hydrolase, producing MTATEPHPIQAKAALFDLDGTLVATEHRSRAAWTRLFTTHGLPVDDALLATFVGRRGQEALADHVDRFGGPTVDELFEEACGYLMGPDSPPPYAVPGAADLLADLHGRGVPLAVVTSGLRAHATELLAHVGGADLFQVIVTAEDVEAGKPDPQGYLAACRALGVHPADGIAFEDAPAGVRAAAAAGLRCVALTTTHPAADLAHADVVVPDLTTLRWAQDADDR from the coding sequence ATGACCGCGACCGAACCGCACCCCATCCAGGCCAAGGCGGCCCTGTTCGACCTCGACGGCACCCTGGTGGCGACCGAGCACCGCAGCCGTGCCGCCTGGACCCGCCTCTTCACCACCCACGGTCTGCCCGTCGACGACGCGCTGCTGGCGACCTTCGTCGGGCGGCGCGGCCAGGAGGCGCTGGCCGACCACGTCGACCGGTTCGGCGGGCCCACCGTCGACGAACTCTTCGAGGAGGCGTGCGGCTATCTGATGGGCCCGGACAGCCCGCCGCCGTACGCCGTCCCCGGGGCCGCCGACCTCCTCGCCGACCTGCACGGCCGCGGTGTGCCCCTGGCCGTGGTCACCTCGGGGCTGCGGGCCCACGCCACCGAGCTGCTCGCACACGTCGGCGGCGCCGATCTCTTCCAGGTCATCGTCACCGCCGAGGACGTCGAGGCGGGGAAGCCCGACCCCCAGGGGTATCTGGCCGCCTGCCGGGCCCTCGGGGTCCACCCCGCCGACGGGATCGCCTTCGAGGACGCCCCCGCCGGGGTCCGGGCCGCCGCGGCCGCCGGGCTGCGCTGCGTCGCGCTCACCACCACCCACCCCGCGGCCGACCTCGCCCACGCCGATGTGGTGGTGCCCGACCTCACCACCCTGCGCTGGGCCCAGGACGCCGACGACCGCTGA
- a CDS encoding methylated-DNA--[protein]-cysteine S-methyltransferase produces the protein MDTRHTVIDSGLGPLTVVARGQALTGLYFTDHVRRPAEEALGPRVPAEDDPLFAEAAEQLHDYLAGRRDTFALPLAPEGDTFQHAVWDLVRAIPHGGTTTYGTIAERLGAPGLAQRVGQAVGANPLCILVPCHRVVGADDSLTGYAGGLARKRALLTLEEPAEVTASRLF, from the coding sequence ATGGACACCCGGCACACCGTCATCGACTCCGGCCTCGGCCCCCTCACCGTCGTCGCCCGGGGGCAGGCCCTGACCGGCCTGTACTTCACCGACCACGTCCGCCGCCCCGCCGAGGAGGCGCTCGGACCCCGGGTCCCGGCCGAGGACGACCCCCTGTTCGCGGAGGCCGCCGAGCAGCTCCACGACTACCTCGCCGGGCGGCGCGACACCTTCGCCCTGCCGCTCGCGCCCGAGGGGGACACCTTCCAGCACGCGGTCTGGGACCTGGTCAGGGCGATCCCCCACGGCGGGACCACCACGTACGGAACGATCGCGGAGCGCCTCGGCGCCCCCGGGCTCGCCCAGCGCGTCGGCCAGGCCGTGGGGGCCAACCCGCTGTGCATCCTCGTCCCGTGCCACCGGGTCGTCGGTGCCGACGACTCCCTCACCGGCTACGCGGGAGGCCTCGCCCGCAAACGCGCTCTGCTCACCCTGGAGGAACCCGCCGAGGTGACCGCCTCACGCCTGTTCTGA
- a CDS encoding 50S ribosomal protein L11 methyltransferase produces MPQLTSITDLTAEGDIRLALAGLRARAQELSRVADETAQVLAAPDGLSTALPAFREFARASVPRWHFAMLNDHERNDALATALERVVPRGGTVLDIGAGTGLLAMMAVRAGAAHVYSCEANPLMAEVARQVVAAEGFADRVTVLSCRSDELVVGRELPGRVDAVISEIVDCGLIGEGILPSIRHARAELLAPGGVMLPRRARLLGLLLQSENAVNLNRVGSASGFDVSRLNSFATPGHFPIRLHTWPHRALSEPVELVSFDFSADPLGPGGRKLAVPVREPGTVHGLAAWFEMDLGGGVTLRNSPENIGSHWMQALVPLAEPLDVEAGSTLVLDLSWSETSLSLA; encoded by the coding sequence ATGCCTCAATTGACGAGCATCACCGATCTGACGGCTGAGGGAGACATACGACTGGCCCTGGCGGGGCTCCGCGCCAGGGCCCAGGAGCTCAGCCGGGTCGCGGACGAGACGGCCCAGGTGCTGGCCGCGCCGGACGGGCTGTCGACGGCGCTCCCCGCCTTCCGGGAGTTCGCCCGCGCGTCGGTGCCGCGCTGGCACTTCGCCATGCTCAACGACCACGAGCGCAACGACGCCCTGGCCACCGCCCTGGAGCGGGTCGTCCCGCGGGGCGGCACGGTGCTGGACATCGGCGCGGGCACCGGCCTGCTGGCGATGATGGCAGTACGCGCCGGGGCCGCCCACGTCTACAGCTGCGAGGCGAACCCGCTGATGGCGGAGGTGGCCCGGCAGGTGGTGGCGGCCGAGGGCTTCGCCGACCGGGTGACCGTGCTGTCCTGCCGCTCCGACGAGCTGGTGGTCGGCCGGGAGCTGCCCGGGCGGGTGGACGCGGTGATCTCCGAGATCGTGGACTGCGGTCTGATCGGTGAGGGCATCCTGCCCTCGATCCGGCACGCGCGCGCCGAACTCCTCGCCCCGGGCGGAGTGATGCTCCCGCGCCGGGCCCGGCTGCTGGGCCTGCTGCTGCAGAGCGAGAACGCGGTGAACCTCAACCGGGTCGGCTCGGCCAGCGGCTTCGACGTCTCCCGCCTCAACTCCTTCGCCACGCCAGGCCACTTCCCGATCCGGCTGCACACCTGGCCGCACCGGGCGCTCTCGGAGCCGGTGGAGCTGGTCTCCTTCGACTTCTCCGCGGATCCGCTGGGGCCCGGCGGGCGCAAACTCGCCGTTCCGGTACGGGAGCCGGGCACGGTGCACGGCCTGGCCGCCTGGTTCGAGATGGACCTCGGGGGCGGTGTCACCCTGCGCAACTCGCCGGAGAACATCGGCTCCCACTGGATGCAGGCGCTGGTCCCGCTGGCCGAACCGCTCGACGTCGAGGCCGGATCCACCCTGGTGCTCGACCTCTCCTGGAGCGAGACCAGCCTCTCCCTCGCCTGA
- a CDS encoding iron-containing redox enzyme family protein produces MSHAPVPYQPFELRGDALREAVIAYAANPVYTDNEEWENSDNPYRRQLRPQVLPYLDFDRVPGRAQVLEYSSLAAQRLLTSIYEADLVFFPKAGLGKLTEDFRRYYSPDNRARGEMIRPALERFAFGFLDQEVEVSGDWTTESLLTYLEGLDVYAQGEASPAEKAIRDSADPQRAARMWLIQFAPDFLSEASPMARNVLGYYGPEQSEWFKILIDEYGYGVHDTKHSTLFEATLESVGLGSDVHRYWQYYLVSSLALNNYFHYLGKNHENFFRYVGALYYTESTLVDFCRRAESLLADVFDGAADARYFSEHVHIDQHHGRMALDKLVKPLIERHGEQIIPEIVRGIEEFRLLNTIADDDFATQIAWMDDADRYKELHAPVYAAIQEGRVTVPVADIVEPHGELSNTHSHEGDELCHIVSGTMRFVSGFNSYRILEAGEGTVIQRNRLHGAIIESEECVYQIYSVGDHRTCLS; encoded by the coding sequence ATGTCGCACGCACCTGTTCCCTACCAGCCGTTCGAACTGCGCGGTGACGCGCTCCGCGAGGCCGTCATCGCCTACGCGGCCAACCCGGTCTACACGGACAACGAGGAGTGGGAGAACTCCGACAACCCCTACCGCCGGCAACTGCGCCCGCAGGTGCTGCCGTACCTGGACTTCGACCGGGTGCCGGGGCGCGCACAGGTCCTGGAGTACAGCAGCCTGGCCGCCCAGCGCCTGCTCACCAGCATCTACGAGGCCGACCTCGTGTTCTTCCCGAAGGCCGGTCTCGGCAAGCTGACGGAGGACTTCCGCCGCTACTACAGCCCGGACAACCGGGCCCGCGGCGAGATGATCAGGCCCGCGCTGGAACGTTTCGCCTTCGGCTTCCTCGACCAGGAGGTCGAGGTCAGCGGCGACTGGACCACCGAGAGCCTGCTCACCTATCTGGAGGGCCTGGACGTCTACGCCCAGGGCGAGGCGTCCCCCGCGGAGAAGGCGATCCGCGACTCCGCCGACCCGCAGCGCGCGGCCCGGATGTGGCTGATCCAGTTCGCCCCCGATTTCCTCTCCGAGGCCTCGCCGATGGCCCGGAACGTCCTCGGCTATTACGGGCCCGAGCAGTCCGAATGGTTCAAGATCCTGATCGACGAGTACGGCTACGGCGTCCACGACACCAAGCACAGCACGCTTTTCGAGGCCACCCTGGAATCCGTCGGACTGGGCTCCGACGTCCACCGGTACTGGCAGTACTACCTGGTCTCCAGCCTGGCGCTGAACAACTACTTCCATTACCTGGGGAAGAACCACGAGAACTTCTTCCGCTATGTCGGCGCGCTGTACTACACGGAAAGCACGCTGGTCGATTTCTGCCGTCGCGCGGAGAGTCTTCTCGCGGACGTCTTCGACGGCGCCGCGGACGCCCGGTACTTCTCCGAGCACGTCCACATCGACCAGCACCACGGGCGGATGGCGCTGGACAAGCTGGTGAAGCCGCTGATCGAGCGGCACGGCGAGCAGATCATCCCGGAGATCGTGCGCGGCATCGAGGAGTTCCGGCTGCTGAACACCATCGCGGACGACGACTTCGCCACCCAGATCGCCTGGATGGACGACGCCGACCGCTACAAGGAGCTGCACGCCCCCGTCTACGCGGCGATCCAGGAGGGCCGGGTCACCGTCCCCGTGGCCGACATCGTGGAACCCCACGGCGAACTGTCGAACACCCACAGCCACGAGGGCGACGAACTCTGCCACATCGTCAGCGGCACCATGCGCTTCGTCAGCGGCTTCAACTCCTACCGCATCCTGGAGGCCGGGGAGGGCACGGTGATCCAGCGCAACCGCCTGCACGGCGCGATCATCGAGTCCGAGGAGTGCGTCTACCAGATCTACTCGGTCGGAGACCACCGCACATGCCTCTCGTGA
- a CDS encoding glycosyltransferase: MSAARPSEPAALAASVTSSLVLVHDPVCRATAPDYWDWSADAHRTAVRTLTAIDDDRVRTAAGRLTGDPADDTAAAALTTALTALLSRPGGESDAVDALRAAAARTESLSRLLVRPGAPSPSGPAGEAPGAEELLTALARKPHGGDHPVDAAVVIPFRAPDDATGRVRNLAAVLNALADQSHPRDRYRVVVVESDSRSRWRDLFADACDAYVFAPDPGRFNKSWTVNVGVVHGARPAELVCVLDGDILVDRDFVARAVERFARPGTQAHWPFEDMLFLDPSASSRAVRARCLDGAAEPGQDRLRGVFLRRPPGGCVWLREDLFTRIGGMDERFCGWGGEDQDFVWRAERYGPMDRHGDPLVHLHHDRAAHRGDDGIPFYEEVERAGFCSWPCDSDFGRLDRNSGASGGG, translated from the coding sequence ATGTCCGCCGCCCGCCCGTCCGAGCCCGCCGCCCTGGCCGCCTCGGTCACCAGCAGCCTGGTCCTGGTCCACGACCCGGTGTGCCGCGCGACCGCGCCCGACTACTGGGACTGGTCGGCCGACGCCCACCGCACCGCCGTACGGACGCTCACCGCGATCGACGACGACCGCGTCCGGACGGCGGCCGGACGCCTCACCGGGGACCCCGCCGACGACACCGCCGCAGCGGCCCTCACGACGGCGCTCACCGCGCTGCTGTCGCGCCCGGGCGGGGAGAGCGACGCCGTCGACGCACTGCGCGCGGCCGCCGCCCGCACCGAGTCCCTCTCCCGGCTGCTCGTCCGGCCCGGCGCCCCCTCCCCGTCCGGGCCCGCCGGGGAGGCACCCGGCGCCGAGGAACTGCTGACCGCGCTGGCCCGCAAGCCGCACGGCGGCGATCACCCCGTGGACGCCGCCGTGGTCATCCCGTTCCGCGCCCCCGACGACGCCACCGGCCGGGTCCGTAACCTGGCGGCCGTCCTCAACGCGCTGGCCGACCAGTCCCACCCCCGCGACCGCTACCGCGTCGTCGTGGTGGAGAGCGACAGCCGGTCCCGCTGGCGCGACCTGTTCGCGGACGCCTGCGACGCGTATGTGTTCGCCCCCGACCCCGGCCGGTTCAACAAGTCCTGGACGGTGAACGTCGGCGTGGTCCACGGGGCCCGCCCCGCCGAACTGGTCTGCGTCCTGGACGGCGACATCCTCGTCGACCGGGACTTCGTCGCCCGCGCCGTCGAACGGTTCGCGCGCCCGGGGACCCAGGCCCACTGGCCGTTCGAGGACATGCTCTTCCTCGACCCCTCCGCCAGCTCCCGGGCCGTCCGCGCCCGCTGCCTCGACGGGGCCGCCGAGCCCGGCCAGGACCGGTTGCGCGGGGTCTTCCTGCGCCGGCCACCGGGGGGCTGCGTCTGGCTGCGGGAAGACCTGTTCACCCGGATCGGCGGCATGGACGAGCGGTTCTGCGGCTGGGGCGGCGAGGACCAGGACTTCGTCTGGCGCGCCGAACGGTACGGCCCGATGGACCGGCACGGCGATCCGCTCGTCCACCTGCACCACGACCGCGCCGCCCACCGGGGCGACGACGGCATCCCCTTCTACGAGGAGGTGGAGCGCGCCGGGTTCTGCAGCTGGCCCTGCGACTCCGACTTCGGCCGCCTGGACAGGAACTCCGGGGCGTCCGGCGGAGGATGA